In a single window of the Terriglobus roseus genome:
- a CDS encoding glycosyltransferase: MGAPRVAFFPDSFHEVNGVAHTARNFTAYAQRHGLPFLAIRAGAPGSVGAAIVTTQGSVTAVDLPRGRASIAMEKDLSFDPFFARYGRVIRRALRDFRPDVIHITGPSELGIFGAYFAWKMGIPLAASWHTNVHEYAGRRSARLGSRAALRIEESALAATARFYSLASVLYAPNEELCTLLARTQRPCHVMRRGVDTTLFSPSKRTRAKDDGTVVLGYVGRLSVEKNIAMLPRIEAELRELGITNTKFVIVGQGGDEASLRASLPTAEFAGVLRGEALAAAYANMDIFVFPSDTDTFGNVVLEALASGVPAVVTTGGGPKFIVRDGVTGYARTPSLMPEPIADLVRDASLRHTMATAAREYALGCRWDAIFDGVYAHYPAAAHLDLMR, translated from the coding sequence ATGGGTGCGCCGCGTGTCGCCTTTTTTCCGGACTCGTTTCACGAGGTGAACGGCGTGGCCCACACCGCGCGGAACTTCACTGCCTACGCGCAGCGTCACGGGCTCCCCTTTCTGGCCATCCGCGCGGGCGCGCCAGGCTCTGTTGGCGCCGCAATTGTTACCACGCAGGGCTCCGTGACGGCGGTCGATCTGCCGCGCGGCCGCGCCTCCATCGCCATGGAGAAGGACCTCAGCTTCGACCCATTCTTCGCGCGCTATGGCCGCGTCATCCGCCGTGCGTTGCGTGACTTCAGGCCGGACGTCATCCACATCACGGGCCCAAGCGAACTCGGGATCTTCGGCGCATACTTCGCCTGGAAGATGGGCATCCCTCTGGCAGCAAGCTGGCACACCAACGTACACGAATATGCTGGACGCCGATCCGCACGACTTGGTAGTCGTGCCGCTCTTCGAATCGAGGAATCAGCACTCGCTGCTACCGCCCGCTTCTACAGCCTGGCGAGTGTCTTGTATGCGCCCAATGAAGAGCTCTGCACGCTGCTGGCACGCACGCAGCGGCCCTGCCACGTGATGCGCCGCGGCGTCGATACCACACTCTTCAGCCCCTCAAAGCGCACGCGCGCGAAGGACGACGGGACCGTCGTGCTCGGCTATGTGGGCAGGCTCTCCGTCGAGAAGAACATCGCCATGTTGCCACGCATTGAGGCGGAACTACGCGAACTCGGCATCACCAACACTAAGTTCGTAATCGTGGGTCAGGGTGGTGACGAAGCGTCTCTGCGCGCCTCGCTCCCCACCGCCGAGTTTGCCGGTGTGCTGCGCGGCGAAGCGCTCGCGGCCGCTTATGCCAACATGGACATCTTCGTCTTCCCTTCGGACACCGATACCTTCGGCAATGTCGTGCTCGAGGCCCTCGCTAGCGGCGTTCCTGCCGTTGTCACAACCGGTGGCGGACCGAAGTTCATCGTGCGCGACGGCGTCACAGGCTACGCACGAACACCATCGCTGATGCCTGAGCCCATCGCCGATCTGGTGCGTGACGCGAGCCTGCGCCATACCATGGCGACGGCCGCCCGCGAGTATGCCCTGGGTTGTCGCTGGGACGCTATCTTCGATGGTGTCTACGCGCACTACCCGGCGGCGGCGCATCTGGATCTAATGCGGTAG
- a CDS encoding TIGR00730 family Rossman fold protein, translating into MTNKPMPETPLEQAPLAYENEEFLDSPDARMLRIMAEYQEPMARFRRERIQDTVVFFGSARFAALDVAQGRMQLLENSYSNELAPDAEQPAQPGDINASDLKRRHAETAIEMAGYYEDARKLAYMLTDWTKGLPGRRRRFVVTSGGGPGIMEAANRGAFEAGGKTIGLNIALPFEQRPNPYITPALNFQFHYFFMRKFWFAYLAKALVVFPGGFGTLDEMFELLTLAQTHKMAKEMTIVIYGSDYWKGVINLDLLAEKGAIAMKDKDLFRFADTPEAAFAILREGLQKHCPQCPPDERVPDEPAPNAQEALGPDIAATLG; encoded by the coding sequence ATGACGAACAAACCGATGCCCGAAACGCCGCTGGAGCAAGCTCCTCTTGCCTACGAGAACGAAGAATTCCTGGATAGCCCGGACGCGCGCATGTTGCGCATCATGGCCGAGTACCAGGAGCCAATGGCCCGCTTCCGCCGGGAACGCATCCAGGACACCGTTGTCTTCTTCGGCAGTGCCCGCTTTGCCGCTTTGGATGTTGCGCAGGGTCGGATGCAGCTGCTGGAAAACTCTTACTCCAATGAACTGGCGCCCGACGCCGAACAGCCCGCGCAACCCGGCGACATCAACGCAAGCGATCTGAAGCGCAGGCATGCAGAGACCGCCATCGAGATGGCGGGTTACTACGAGGATGCGCGCAAGCTCGCGTACATGCTGACCGACTGGACCAAGGGCCTCCCCGGACGCCGCAGGCGTTTTGTCGTGACCAGTGGTGGCGGTCCGGGCATCATGGAGGCGGCAAACCGTGGGGCATTCGAAGCCGGGGGTAAGACCATTGGCCTGAACATCGCACTGCCCTTCGAGCAGCGGCCCAATCCGTACATAACCCCTGCGCTCAACTTCCAGTTCCACTATTTCTTCATGCGCAAGTTCTGGTTCGCCTACCTGGCGAAGGCTCTGGTGGTCTTCCCCGGCGGCTTCGGTACCCTCGATGAAATGTTCGAACTGCTGACGCTGGCGCAGACCCACAAGATGGCTAAGGAGATGACGATCGTCATCTACGGCAGCGATTACTGGAAGGGCGTGATCAACCTGGATCTGCTTGCGGAGAAAGGCGCGATCGCGATGAAGGACAAGGATCTGTTCCGCTTCGCCGATACTCCCGAGGCGGCCTTCGCCATCCTGCGTGAGGGACTGCAAAAGCACTGCCCACAGTGCCCGCCCGACGAGAGAGTGCCGGACGAACCAGCACCCAATGCGCAGGAAGCCCTTGGTCCGGACATCGCAGCTACCCTCGGCTGA
- a CDS encoding ArnT family glycosyltransferase, whose amino-acid sequence METAQTSITQAPTLTRGDTFVGWLCILPVLLSVLAAAPFAEMGVHDDWSYIYSAKIFAETGHIAYNGWAAFPLGWLLFAGALFIRVFGFSFTTVRSVDVIIGCLSVPLVHALFRRLGLSRRTSVAATLTLVLCPLFLALTASFMSDIPSLFCMLLCLYGCVRAMQARTDRAACAWLMTAAIGNLAGGTVRQIAWLGVLTMVPATAFFLRRRRGVFATGMAAFALSVLMIAAILHWFNHQPYVAIEPLLPTEFSRRGLWLIVKVGFRAACTMVLVLSPLLFALAMGYPIRDRRARRALLAILSVIALVIVLLSSRHGGVRWLTMLTGDYLSAKGILDLPWFYVPAPDVLPRWVQALFTAFAFSTAATCLLLWSREKRDWRHVRTAIRGPLFFLLGPFTAAYLLLVMTRAAVFDRYFLPVLFVLILLLLRWMERRRDQPISVAWVLPLVALTAYGVAGMHDLFALTRARLMAADELRSAGVPRTAFQAGFEYDAWTQLEKTGHVNEPRMRTPAGAYQPWTKPANVSDECVLWFSNYTPSIHPEYVLSNRPGTCYPVADMPPVHYRTWFAPREHTIYIERLK is encoded by the coding sequence ATGGAGACGGCCCAGACGTCGATCACACAAGCCCCAACGCTGACACGAGGGGATACCTTCGTAGGATGGCTGTGCATTCTCCCCGTACTACTCAGCGTGCTGGCGGCTGCACCGTTCGCCGAGATGGGCGTGCACGACGACTGGTCCTACATCTACAGTGCCAAAATCTTTGCTGAGACCGGCCATATTGCCTATAACGGCTGGGCCGCGTTCCCGCTGGGATGGCTGCTATTTGCCGGGGCACTCTTCATCAGAGTCTTCGGGTTCTCTTTCACCACAGTTCGCTCAGTTGATGTCATCATCGGCTGTCTCTCCGTACCGCTGGTTCATGCGCTGTTTCGGCGTCTTGGTCTAAGTCGCAGGACATCGGTTGCAGCAACCCTGACGCTTGTCTTATGTCCGCTGTTCCTAGCGCTGACAGCAAGCTTTATGTCCGACATTCCTTCGTTGTTCTGCATGCTCCTCTGCCTCTACGGCTGCGTCCGGGCGATGCAGGCGCGCACTGATCGCGCAGCTTGCGCGTGGCTAATGACAGCTGCTATCGGAAACCTGGCAGGCGGGACCGTGAGGCAGATTGCCTGGCTGGGCGTCCTAACCATGGTTCCTGCAACCGCATTCTTCCTACGCCGACGACGTGGAGTATTCGCTACCGGCATGGCGGCATTTGCACTTTCAGTCCTCATGATTGCGGCCATCTTGCACTGGTTCAACCACCAACCCTACGTTGCAATCGAGCCGCTGCTTCCAACGGAGTTCTCACGAAGGGGTCTATGGCTCATCGTGAAAGTTGGATTCCGAGCTGCCTGCACCATGGTCCTTGTTCTGTCGCCTCTCCTCTTCGCGCTCGCGATGGGGTACCCGATCCGAGATCGCCGCGCGCGGCGCGCACTGCTGGCGATATTGAGCGTCATCGCACTGGTCATCGTCTTACTTTCGTCGCGGCATGGCGGGGTACGGTGGCTCACCATGCTGACCGGTGACTACCTCAGCGCCAAAGGCATTCTTGATCTGCCGTGGTTCTATGTCCCCGCTCCGGACGTCCTTCCACGCTGGGTGCAGGCGCTTTTCACGGCCTTTGCATTCTCTACTGCTGCCACCTGCCTGCTGCTATGGAGTCGCGAGAAGAGGGATTGGCGCCACGTTCGTACCGCGATTCGCGGTCCGCTCTTCTTCTTGCTCGGGCCATTCACAGCGGCCTACCTGCTCTTGGTCATGACGCGCGCCGCCGTCTTTGATCGCTACTTTCTACCCGTCCTGTTTGTTCTTATCCTGCTGCTGTTGCGTTGGATGGAGCGCAGGAGGGATCAGCCGATCTCCGTGGCGTGGGTTCTGCCACTGGTTGCGCTTACGGCCTATGGAGTCGCCGGTATGCATGATCTGTTCGCCTTGACGCGTGCGCGACTCATGGCTGCAGATGAACTGCGTTCCGCCGGAGTTCCGAGGACGGCCTTCCAGGCCGGATTTGAATACGACGCCTGGACACAGTTGGAGAAGACTGGTCATGTCAATGAGCCACGTATGCGGACACCGGCGGGGGCTTACCAGCCATGGACCAAGCCCGCCAATGTATCGGACGAATGCGTGCTCTGGTTCTCGAACTACACGCCTTCAATCCACCCCGAGTATGTCCTCTCAAATCGGCCGGGAACTTGTTATCCCGTTGCCGACATGCCACCCGTTCACTACCGGACCTGGTTTGCACCGAGGGAACACACGATCTACATCGAACGCCTGAAGTAG
- a CDS encoding TonB-dependent receptor plug domain-containing protein has product MTSSVCFVVLAASYLPATAQQVPKSDPVVPPVKDTVSVVGDPEPVALGQSARAVTVLDMEDRSLQLQSLEDSLRTDASVDIRQRGPMGVQSDISIRGSNFEQTLVLLNALRVNDAQTSHFNLDIPVPLPALGGIAVLHGSGSTIYGSDALGGVVNVTTWKPTESSLRLRAGGGNYGVNTQSFVGAVAGSRSSVVVAGARDFSSGFMPDRDYRSESVSVEGRATTRLGESDLLVAGSDRAFGADQFYGNYPSWERTKGWFASLTQGLGAATTAAAAYRRHADVYDLIRDRPAAYENNHIDQSWQGAVRHAHVLGHIGRIFAGLEENTDSIRSNALGQHGRNRGAGYVDVDLHARTATFSAGLREEVLSGGRIVPSPTFAASVLLQGKWKLRGSAGYGFRLPTYTDLYYNDPTTISNPALKPESAWSFDGGVDWYRGKTMAVSVTGFLSQQSNAIEYLRRSSVTKWQASNLARVRLAGVEASLQTSPAAGQQLRVSWTATFGAQSALDGQQSQYLFSYPVNRAAVEWFVQERHGIKLRPAFSVTQRYGLAPYAVMDLGASREAGWLHPYVQLTNLANTGYAEILAVRMPGRGIVAGIEINLTRRH; this is encoded by the coding sequence ATGACGTCTTCAGTCTGCTTCGTAGTCCTCGCTGCAAGCTACCTCCCGGCAACCGCGCAGCAGGTTCCAAAGTCTGACCCTGTGGTGCCACCCGTCAAGGACACTGTTAGCGTTGTGGGCGACCCAGAGCCCGTCGCGCTGGGACAAAGCGCTCGCGCTGTGACCGTCCTGGACATGGAAGACCGCAGCCTACAGCTGCAGAGCCTTGAGGACTCTTTGCGTACCGATGCGTCGGTCGATATCCGTCAAAGAGGTCCGATGGGTGTGCAGTCGGACATCTCTATCCGGGGCAGCAACTTTGAACAGACGCTTGTCCTACTGAATGCTCTGCGAGTCAACGACGCGCAGACATCCCACTTCAACCTCGATATCCCCGTGCCTCTACCGGCGCTTGGCGGGATCGCCGTGCTGCACGGATCGGGTTCGACGATCTACGGCTCCGACGCGCTTGGCGGTGTCGTCAATGTGACGACCTGGAAGCCGACGGAAAGCTCGCTGCGCCTCCGCGCGGGTGGCGGTAACTACGGCGTCAACACGCAAAGCTTCGTCGGCGCAGTCGCAGGAAGCCGCAGTAGCGTGGTCGTGGCCGGGGCGCGTGACTTCTCCAGCGGCTTCATGCCGGACCGTGACTATCGCAGTGAGAGTGTCAGCGTGGAAGGTCGCGCGACGACACGGTTGGGCGAAAGTGATTTACTGGTCGCGGGCAGTGACAGAGCCTTTGGCGCGGATCAGTTTTATGGCAACTATCCGTCGTGGGAGCGGACGAAGGGATGGTTTGCGTCGCTCACGCAGGGGCTTGGTGCGGCCACCACGGCGGCGGCGGCCTATCGCAGGCATGCGGATGTCTATGACCTCATCCGCGATCGTCCTGCGGCGTACGAGAACAATCACATCGACCAAAGCTGGCAGGGTGCGGTGCGCCACGCGCATGTTCTGGGGCACATCGGCAGAATCTTTGCAGGGCTCGAGGAGAACACCGACAGTATCCGGAGCAATGCGCTTGGCCAGCATGGACGCAACCGAGGCGCAGGGTATGTTGATGTCGATCTCCACGCGCGCACGGCGACCTTCTCAGCCGGCCTGCGGGAGGAAGTTTTGAGCGGTGGCCGCATCGTGCCCTCTCCGACCTTCGCAGCCAGTGTGCTGCTTCAAGGAAAGTGGAAGCTTCGTGGCAGCGCGGGGTATGGTTTTCGCCTGCCCACCTATACGGACCTCTATTACAACGACCCGACGACGATCAGCAATCCTGCGTTGAAGCCAGAATCGGCGTGGAGCTTCGACGGTGGTGTCGACTGGTATCGCGGTAAGACGATGGCGGTCTCGGTGACTGGCTTCCTGTCGCAGCAGAGCAATGCCATCGAGTATCTGCGCCGCTCATCCGTGACGAAGTGGCAGGCGAGCAACCTGGCGCGTGTGCGTCTTGCCGGTGTTGAGGCATCTCTGCAGACCAGCCCCGCGGCCGGGCAGCAGCTCCGGGTCAGCTGGACGGCTACCTTCGGCGCGCAGAGTGCGCTGGATGGTCAGCAGTCGCAGTATCTCTTCAGCTATCCAGTGAACCGCGCCGCCGTGGAATGGTTCGTGCAAGAACGGCACGGCATCAAGTTGCGACCGGCATTTTCCGTCACACAGCGTTACGGCCTGGCGCCGTATGCCGTGATGGACCTTGGCGCGTCACGCGAGGCGGGCTGGTTGCATCCCTACGTTCAATTAACGAATCTGGCGAACACCGGCTATGCCGAGATCCTGGCGGTACGTATGCCGGGCCGCGGCATTGTTGCAGGGATTGAGATCAATCTCACCCGCAGGCATTAG
- a CDS encoding alpha/beta fold hydrolase, with amino-acid sequence MTIRLRFALLALSALCLPVPSLAQLHVAASQHNTDIFGHPLPAQHRVPVFGQSIAYYDMGKSTSPDQSVLVLVHGYGSQADVDFGPSLPALAKHRRVIALDQIGSGQSDKPLIAYRVQTYVEFLAEFLRTIGVTRFDLLGESLGGWVAAAYAEQALVPGSTLPPPRRLILEDAAGFVVPQTAGVPSPTIHLSVSTVDEVITGLRAVFFNKDLITAEVAKRRFITKLAANDGLVTNAFMTNPAVLKEAVGDKASSITLPTLVVWGAEDSTVPVAQVHAYAEAIPGAKLVLVEQSGHVPSLEQPGKFVEAVEGFLGR; translated from the coding sequence ATGACGATTCGCTTACGCTTCGCACTCCTGGCGCTTTCCGCGCTCTGCCTTCCTGTGCCGTCCCTCGCGCAACTTCACGTGGCTGCTTCTCAACACAACACAGATATTTTTGGGCACCCACTGCCTGCGCAGCATCGCGTCCCTGTCTTTGGGCAAAGCATCGCGTACTACGACATGGGCAAGTCCACTTCTCCGGACCAGTCTGTGTTGGTACTCGTGCATGGCTATGGCTCTCAGGCCGACGTCGACTTCGGACCGTCGTTGCCGGCGCTTGCGAAGCATCGTCGCGTCATTGCGCTGGACCAGATTGGTTCCGGCCAGAGTGATAAACCACTGATCGCATACCGCGTGCAGACCTATGTTGAGTTCCTTGCAGAGTTCCTGCGCACGATCGGTGTCACGCGCTTCGATCTCTTGGGCGAATCGCTTGGCGGATGGGTCGCCGCCGCGTACGCTGAGCAGGCACTGGTACCTGGCAGCACGCTGCCTCCACCGCGCCGTCTCATCCTTGAAGACGCAGCGGGTTTCGTTGTGCCGCAGACCGCCGGCGTGCCGAGCCCAACCATCCACCTATCGGTCAGTACGGTCGACGAGGTCATCACTGGGCTTCGGGCGGTCTTCTTCAATAAGGACTTGATTACAGCAGAGGTTGCAAAGCGACGCTTCATCACGAAGCTTGCTGCGAACGATGGACTCGTCACCAATGCCTTCATGACGAACCCTGCCGTGTTGAAGGAAGCCGTAGGCGACAAGGCCAGCAGCATCACGCTGCCGACGCTTGTAGTCTGGGGTGCTGAAGATTCCACGGTTCCCGTTGCACAGGTGCATGCGTATGCCGAGGCGATCCCTGGTGCAAAACTTGTCCTCGTGGAGCAAAGCGGCCACGTGCCGTCGTTGGAGCAACCGGGGAAGTTCGTTGAGGCCGTTGAAGGTTTCCTCGGCAGATAG
- a CDS encoding ABC-F family ATP-binding cassette domain-containing protein, producing MLHLADGSKRFGHKLLFEGANWLITPDERTGLVGGNGTGKSTLLKVLAGVEQLDGGQLNRSKGLTIGYLPQDGLVMRGKTVFEECLSVFHEALAMDKEMDTLSDQLAHFDPASPEYAAVADRFSLVSDTLQQHDLYNLDAQVGAVLGGLGFSKDDWRRQTEEFSGGWQMRIALAKLLLEKPSLLLLDEPTNHLDLETRNWLEEYLRSYPRAFILISHDRYFLDVTVTKITEVWNKRVWFYTGGYEKYVKQKTERREQLAKDYASQRDRIEQLEAFINRFRYQATKAKQVQSRIKELDKIERIEVPEDEETIHFSFPQPPASGRTVCEVTNLSKRYDPKQILSNVNFTIERGDRIALVGPNGAGKSTLIRMLSKLEEPTTGTVRFGHNVVADYFAQDQYKVLDPNAKMLDDINASAPKVAPVELRNLLGAFLFAGDDVFKQLGVLSGGERNRYALARMLVSPANFILLDEPTNHLDLRAKDVLLEAIRAFTGTVLFVSHDRYFIDGLATRVFECDHGGVQVYPGNYEDYLWRKNGGPESLQAAAIEMQRAHIPVVETPVAVISPVTTPAVANVKKLNPIKLKQMQDRIRFAEDEMPRMEDRMTALETAMGNFVSAEESQKQTAELAALRKQHETLMLEWEELSTQLEEQGAAV from the coding sequence ATGCTGCATCTTGCCGACGGGTCCAAGCGCTTTGGGCATAAGCTTTTATTTGAAGGCGCCAACTGGCTCATTACGCCGGACGAGCGCACCGGCCTCGTGGGCGGCAACGGCACCGGCAAGTCCACGCTGCTGAAGGTCCTCGCGGGCGTCGAGCAGTTGGACGGCGGCCAGCTCAATCGCAGCAAGGGTCTCACCATCGGTTACCTTCCCCAGGACGGCCTGGTGATGCGCGGCAAAACTGTCTTCGAGGAGTGCCTCAGCGTCTTCCACGAAGCCCTTGCGATGGACAAGGAGATGGACACGCTCAGTGACCAGCTCGCGCACTTCGATCCGGCCTCGCCGGAGTACGCGGCAGTGGCCGACCGCTTCTCGCTCGTTAGCGACACGCTGCAGCAACATGACCTCTACAACCTTGACGCACAGGTGGGCGCGGTCCTGGGTGGCCTTGGCTTCAGCAAGGACGACTGGCGCCGCCAGACGGAGGAGTTCAGCGGTGGCTGGCAGATGCGCATTGCGCTCGCGAAGCTGCTGCTCGAGAAGCCGTCACTCCTGCTGCTTGACGAACCCACGAACCATCTGGACCTTGAAACTCGCAACTGGCTTGAGGAGTACCTGCGGAGCTATCCGCGTGCGTTCATCCTCATCTCGCACGACCGTTACTTTCTTGACGTGACCGTCACCAAGATCACGGAAGTCTGGAACAAGCGCGTGTGGTTCTATACCGGCGGCTACGAAAAATACGTCAAGCAGAAGACCGAGCGCCGTGAACAATTGGCCAAGGACTATGCCAGCCAGCGCGACCGCATCGAGCAGCTCGAAGCGTTTATCAATCGCTTCCGCTACCAGGCCACAAAGGCGAAACAGGTGCAAAGCCGCATCAAGGAACTCGACAAGATCGAACGCATCGAGGTGCCGGAGGACGAAGAGACAATTCACTTCTCCTTCCCGCAGCCGCCCGCCAGCGGACGCACTGTTTGCGAGGTCACAAACCTCTCCAAGCGCTACGACCCGAAACAGATCCTGTCGAATGTGAATTTCACCATCGAACGTGGCGATCGCATCGCGCTCGTTGGGCCCAACGGCGCGGGTAAATCAACACTCATCCGCATGTTGTCCAAGCTCGAGGAGCCCACCACCGGCACCGTACGCTTCGGCCATAACGTGGTTGCCGATTACTTCGCGCAGGACCAATACAAGGTGCTGGACCCGAATGCCAAGATGCTCGATGACATCAACGCATCCGCACCAAAGGTCGCACCTGTAGAACTGCGCAACCTGCTCGGCGCGTTCCTCTTCGCAGGGGACGATGTCTTCAAGCAGCTCGGTGTCCTGAGCGGTGGCGAGCGCAATCGCTACGCATTGGCACGCATGCTCGTGTCGCCCGCAAATTTCATCCTGCTCGACGAGCCAACGAACCATCTTGACCTGCGTGCGAAGGATGTCCTCCTCGAAGCCATCCGCGCCTTTACAGGCACTGTACTCTTCGTCTCGCACGATCGCTATTTCATCGACGGCCTTGCAACACGCGTCTTCGAATGCGATCACGGCGGCGTGCAGGTCTATCCCGGTAACTACGAGGACTACCTGTGGCGCAAGAACGGCGGACCGGAATCGCTGCAAGCCGCAGCCATCGAGATGCAGCGCGCGCACATCCCGGTAGTTGAAACACCCGTCGCTGTCATTTCGCCTGTGACCACGCCTGCTGTCGCGAACGTGAAGAAGCTGAATCCCATCAAGCTGAAACAGATGCAGGATCGTATTCGCTTTGCGGAAGACGAAATGCCCCGCATGGAAGACCGCATGACGGCTCTGGAGACAGCAATGGGAAACTTCGTCTCTGCAGAAGAGTCGCAGAAGCAGACTGCAGAACTCGCGGCACTGCGCAAGCAACACGAGACTCTCATGCTGGAATGGGAAGAGCTTTCAACACAGTTGGAAGAACAAGGCGCTGCAGTCTGA
- a CDS encoding CPBP family intramembrane glutamic endopeptidase — protein MSDEITPQAKPIDTTGEPEWFPPAQDDSVTLHRPEPSSAVRRIFFGRDGMRAGWALLLWLLFAAMLARGVNAMLRILLSGRVAPHTMPEWLTLLSSTIGFFTVGAAGLIVSRIERKPWSAYGIGSPRSRTGDFGMGLLWGFGTLSVLVGMLRAGGYLAFSGLNLHGVANILLWAVIFALSFLMTGFFEEFTFRGFPQFTLTRGIAGALRSMGLEDHAPAVAFWITASLLAILFGAVHAGNPGEGRIGLVSAGLIGFLFAFSLWRTGSLWWAIGFHAAWDWAESYFYGTSDSGLVLPHRLMTALPEGNLLFSGGSIGPEGSIFIFAIIALVAAIIAFTLKPRAGSPSAEF, from the coding sequence ATGTCCGACGAGATCACGCCGCAAGCCAAACCGATCGATACAACCGGGGAACCTGAATGGTTCCCACCTGCCCAGGACGACAGCGTCACCCTGCATCGTCCAGAGCCTTCGTCCGCCGTCCGCCGCATCTTCTTCGGACGCGACGGCATGCGGGCGGGCTGGGCGCTCCTGCTATGGTTGCTCTTCGCGGCGATGCTCGCGCGTGGCGTGAACGCCATGCTGCGCATCCTGCTGAGCGGCCGCGTCGCGCCGCATACCATGCCGGAATGGCTAACGCTGCTCAGCTCCACCATTGGCTTCTTCACCGTTGGCGCTGCTGGTCTCATCGTGTCGCGCATCGAGCGCAAACCCTGGTCCGCCTATGGCATTGGATCGCCACGGAGCCGCACCGGCGATTTCGGAATGGGTCTGCTGTGGGGCTTTGGCACGCTCTCTGTCCTGGTAGGAATGCTGCGCGCTGGGGGCTATCTTGCCTTCAGTGGGCTCAATCTCCATGGCGTTGCCAACATTCTCCTGTGGGCCGTGATCTTCGCGCTCTCGTTCCTGATGACGGGCTTCTTCGAAGAGTTCACCTTCCGTGGTTTTCCGCAATTCACGTTGACGCGCGGCATCGCGGGTGCTCTACGGAGTATGGGCCTGGAAGACCACGCTCCCGCTGTGGCCTTCTGGATCACGGCCAGCCTGCTCGCCATCCTGTTCGGTGCTGTGCATGCAGGCAATCCCGGCGAGGGCCGCATCGGTCTGGTGTCCGCAGGACTCATTGGCTTCCTCTTCGCCTTCAGTCTGTGGCGCACCGGATCGCTATGGTGGGCCATTGGCTTCCACGCGGCGTGGGACTGGGCGGAGTCCTACTTCTACGGGACATCCGATAGCGGCCTCGTGCTACCGCATCGTCTGATGACTGCTCTGCCTGAGGGCAACCTGCTCTTCAGCGGCGGCAGTATCGGCCCGGAGGGCAGCATCTTCATCTTCGCCATCATTGCGCTGGTGGCGGCCATCATAGCATTCACGCTGAAGCCAAGAGCCGGGTCGCCTTCCGCCGAGTTTTAA